The following proteins are encoded in a genomic region of Necator americanus strain Aroian chromosome II, whole genome shotgun sequence:
- a CDS encoding hypothetical protein (NECATOR_CHRII.G6970.T2), translating into MHLGPKYDGQRTRPLLVENKRLYVDEHYISVWSPVLRAWCVECPDRELILANVQYDHVVEMLECIHPTYKSVDDQSVHILLPLAYDYQMDGLLHRCECFLISHNLPFLEKVWIADRYKLNRLLILCLREMRPNSKVDLTGSRYYALSDRVKVLLLERLHGAPAPEEIAEPPLDMEMFQRQTDLFFTAVRAKAGRIYYVNPYYMAAWSNVFQERIYCSSSGVEEIFCPCSHEELKAFLMAVHPPQLRLNEQNIGPVLMSACKMESPALLKKCAMMLLAQHTQLSVFVRLSLLDRCYLHEMVPQCLLMVHRPEHLIQMTQQSTYDCLSTRARAAMLDRLAVLLDNPGLQPHHCARCKAHSNCASVTWMCPQCKTYSTDPNLLRHPQHQQPPAR; encoded by the exons AGCTTGGTGTGTAGAATGTCCAGATCGTGAGTTGATTCTGGCGAATGTGCAGTACGACCACGTAGTGGAGATGCTGGAATGTATTCATCCCACCTACAAATCAGTAGACGATCAATCCGTGCACATTTTGCTGCCTCTGGCATACGATTACCAG ATGGATGGACTGCTTCATCGCTGCGAATGCTTCCTCATCAGCCACAACTTGCCTTTCTTAGAAAAAGTTTGGATAGCGGATAG ATACAAGTTGAATAGATTGCTGATCTTGTGTCTACGTGAAATGAGGCCGAACAGCAAAGTTGACCTCACTGGGTCGCGCTATTATGCACTTAGTGATAGAGTAAAGGTCCTTCTTTTGGAGCGACTTCATGGTGCTCCTGCTCCAGAG GAGATCGCCGAGCCGCCATTGGACATGGAAATGTTTCAGAGGCAAACAGACCTGTTTTTTACGGCCGTTCGAGCTAAAGCTGGTCGTATTTACTACGTTAATCCGTACTACATGGCTGCCTGGTCGAATGTTTTCCAG GAACGTATCTACTGTTCGTCATCGGGCGtagaggaaattttttgtcCATGTTCTCATGAAGAGTTGAAAGCGTTCCTCATGGCCGTCCACCCACCTCAACTTCGCCTTAACG AGCAAAATATCGGTCCTGTATTGATGTCTGCGTGTAAAATGGAATCACCAGCATTATTGAAGAAATGCGCAATGATGCTTCTCGCACAACACACACAA CTATCAGTTTTTGTTCGCCTGTCGCTGCTTGATCGCTGCTACTTACACGAGATGGTCCCACAGTGTCTCCTCATGGTTCATCGTCCTGAACATTTAATTCAAATGACTCAGCAGAGCACAT ACGATTGCCTTTCAACACGGGCGCGGGCTGCGATGTTGGATCGCCTTGCCGTCCTTCTCGATAACCCCGGCCTACAACCTCATCATTGTGCAAG GTGCAAAGCACATTCCAATTGTGCGTCAGTTACGTGGATGTGTCCGCAGTGTAAGACGTATTCGACTGATCCTAACCTCCTCCGACACCCTCAACATCAGCAACCACCAGCTCGATAG
- a CDS encoding hypothetical protein (NECATOR_CHRII.G6970.T1), protein MHLGPKYGQRAWCVECPDRELILANVQYDHVVEMLECIHPTYKSVDDQSVHILLPLAYDYQMDGLLHRCECFLISHNLPFLEKVWIADRYKLNRLLILCLREMRPNSKVDLTGSRYYALSDRVKVLLLERLHGAPAPEEIAEPPLDMEMFQRQTDLFFTAVRAKAGRIYYVNPYYMAAWSNVFQERIYCSSSGVEEIFCPCSHEELKAFLMAVHPPQLRLNEQNIGPVLMSACKMESPALLKKCAMMLLAQHTQLSVFVRLSLLDRCYLHEMVPQCLLMVHRPEHLIQMTQQSTYDCLSTRARAAMLDRLAVLLDNPGLQPHHCARCKAHSNCASVTWMCPQCKTYSTDPNLLRHPQHQQPPAR, encoded by the exons AGCTTGGTGTGTAGAATGTCCAGATCGTGAGTTGATTCTGGCGAATGTGCAGTACGACCACGTAGTGGAGATGCTGGAATGTATTCATCCCACCTACAAATCAGTAGACGATCAATCCGTGCACATTTTGCTGCCTCTGGCATACGATTACCAG ATGGATGGACTGCTTCATCGCTGCGAATGCTTCCTCATCAGCCACAACTTGCCTTTCTTAGAAAAAGTTTGGATAGCGGATAG ATACAAGTTGAATAGATTGCTGATCTTGTGTCTACGTGAAATGAGGCCGAACAGCAAAGTTGACCTCACTGGGTCGCGCTATTATGCACTTAGTGATAGAGTAAAGGTCCTTCTTTTGGAGCGACTTCATGGTGCTCCTGCTCCAGAG GAGATCGCCGAGCCGCCATTGGACATGGAAATGTTTCAGAGGCAAACAGACCTGTTTTTTACGGCCGTTCGAGCTAAAGCTGGTCGTATTTACTACGTTAATCCGTACTACATGGCTGCCTGGTCGAATGTTTTCCAG GAACGTATCTACTGTTCGTCATCGGGCGtagaggaaattttttgtcCATGTTCTCATGAAGAGTTGAAAGCGTTCCTCATGGCCGTCCACCCACCTCAACTTCGCCTTAACG AGCAAAATATCGGTCCTGTATTGATGTCTGCGTGTAAAATGGAATCACCAGCATTATTGAAGAAATGCGCAATGATGCTTCTCGCACAACACACACAA CTATCAGTTTTTGTTCGCCTGTCGCTGCTTGATCGCTGCTACTTACACGAGATGGTCCCACAGTGTCTCCTCATGGTTCATCGTCCTGAACATTTAATTCAAATGACTCAGCAGAGCACAT ACGATTGCCTTTCAACACGGGCGCGGGCTGCGATGTTGGATCGCCTTGCCGTCCTTCTCGATAACCCCGGCCTACAACCTCATCATTGTGCAAG GTGCAAAGCACATTCCAATTGTGCGTCAGTTACGTGGATGTGTCCGCAGTGTAAGACGTATTCGACTGATCCTAACCTCCTCCGACACCCTCAACATCAGCAACCACCAGCTCGATAG
- a CDS encoding hypothetical protein (NECATOR_CHRII.G6971.T1) — translation MNRLCKNSRFTAFDLIFEYSNIPPAQWMFYDVILECLMFILYPLIRTGTFLSHSAPVAIFHFIHAASTRARPSSSMLPVEVTLDPREWPAYSSSTSYNAGRLRIKQLRLPHILFWYFMRPHGHP, via the exons ATGAATAG GTTATGCAAAAACTCTCGCTTCACAGCTTTTGATCTCATTTTTGAATACAGCAACATTCCTCCCGCTCAATGGATGTTCTATGATGTAATTTTGGAATGCTTGATGTTTATACTGTACCCTCTCAT tcgaacagggactttcttgtcgcacagtgcgcctgttgccattttccatttcatccatgccgcatcaacacgtgctcgaccttcttcaTCAATGttgcctgtggaagtcactttggatccaag ggaatggcctgcttattccagcagcacatcgtacaacgctggtaggcttcgcataaagcagcttcgtctACCGCACATATTGTTCTGGTACtttatgcgacctcatggacatccataa
- a CDS encoding hypothetical protein (NECATOR_CHRII.G6972.T1) produces the protein MLASESRDGLQKQYLGSKVTSTGNIDEEGRARVDAAWMKWKMATGALCDKKVPVRLKSKIYTTFVRPVALYGCATLKDKVSKYTLHAPSSVIPLTEKMKEARLNSLATSRGEKNSVAKTALKLDVSDSRPRRTPKIRWLDHVKLDIIDARLCTADAMDRTK, from the exons atgctcgcgtcggaatCTCGAGATggtcttcagaaacaa taccttggatccaaagtgacttccacaggcaaCATTGAtgaagaaggtcgagcacgtgttgatgcggcatggatgaaatggaaaatggcaacaggcgcactgtgcgacaagaaagtccctgttcgactgaaatCAAAGATCTACACGACGTTTGTGCGTCCAGTTGCTCTTTACGGAT gtgcaACGCTAAAAGACAAAGTATCCAAGTACACACTGCACGCTCCATCTTCAGTCATCCCGCTAACTGAGAaaatgaaggaggcgcgactgaatAGTTTGGCCACGTCTCGCGGCGAGAaaaattctgttgccaaaaccgctctgaagctcgacgtttcagacTCGAGGCCGCGCAGGacgccaaagattcgctggctGGACCATGTGAAGTTGGATATAATAGATgcgcgtttgtgtacggctgatgcaatggatagaaccaagtag
- a CDS encoding hypothetical protein (NECATOR_CHRII.G6973.T1) has product MIAEGRTPDVWQTSVTVPVCKGKGDIVDCTSYRPIRLLCHTMMIFERVLEALLRKIVSVSLNQCGFVKDCSTIDAIHAVRVVLEKH; this is encoded by the coding sequence atgattgcagaaggacggactccagacgtttggcaaacttctgtgaccgtgcctgtctgcaaagggaaaggagacattgttgactgcacttcgtacaggcctatacgactgttGTGCCATACAATGAtgatttttgagcgtgtctTGGAAGCtcttctgaggaaaattgtcagcgtttcactcaaccagtgcggctttgtgaaggactgcagcactatagatgctatccatgctgtccgtgtcgtcctggagaaacattga
- a CDS encoding hypothetical protein (NECATOR_CHRII.G6974.T1), with product MRFIAQNTLDKTTLGKPNIQKATWFWNKDVQAAIPEKKSKYKLWWRTRQPEDRGAYLAVKRGLRRQSPRRSRTATNLCTTCLIPEKASRQYIVRSRHLSTLDMEHTKIAKGADGAVLRRSGQILERWREYYNHLCNEEFCHPPISTVPSVVGPVLPINAEVSTAFAKTSKSVLPSQKRRSQYCLRKNEVEQGNRS from the coding sequence ATGCGTTTTATCGCTCAGAACACTCTGGataagacgactctaggtaagcccaatatacaaaaggctacgtggttttggaacaaggacgttcaggcggcaattcctgagaagaagtccaagtataagctctggtggaggacgcgtcagcctgaagatcggggtgcttacctagcggtgAAGAGGGgactaagaaggcagtctccaaggcgaagtcggaccgctacaaatctgtgtacgacatgtttgataccagagaaggctaGCCGGCAGTATATCGTCAGATCGCGTCACctctcaacgttggatatggagcacaccaagatcgctaagggagctgatggagctgTTCTGCgtcgctctggtcagatcctggaaaggtggcgagagtactataatcacttgtgtaacgaagagttttgtcatcctcccatctcaactgttcccagcgtcgtgggtcctgttctaccaattaatGCCGAAGTCAGTACTGCCTTCGCAAAAACGTCGAAGTCAGTACTGCCTTCGCAAAAACGTCGAAGTCAGTACTGCCTTCGCAAAAATGaggtcgaacaaggcaaccggtcctga
- a CDS encoding hypothetical protein (NECATOR_CHRII.G6975.T1), whose product MRHRWAVVNKRRRAFGKIWRSTSNPWKEALLIGRDFNGHVGSRKDGFESCHRGYGYGTRNDDGLRILEYVVASDLIIANTQYRKRKSHLISYTSGGRETQIVFWMLRRRDRRLLQDSKVTPTDYVAAQHHLLVMDLKIPHPRKRHPRTEIQRIKQWNRKDRKNVFKNVRGSIYTFPSSL is encoded by the coding sequence atgcgccacaggtgggctgtagtgaacaagagaaggcgtgcttttgggaagatctggcGCAGTACGTCTAATCCCTGGAAGGAAGCACTTCTAATCGGaagagacttcaacggacatgtcggttctcggaaagacgggttcgagagttgtcaCAGAGGATACGGTTATGGAactcgtaacgacgacgggttgcgaatcctggagtacgTTGTTGCAAGTGAcctgatcattgctaacacgcagtatcggaaaagaaaatcgcatttgatcagcTACACCAGCGgtggtcgtgaaacacaaatagttttctggatgttacgccgacgagatcgccgacttctgcaggattcaaaagtcaccCCTACAGActatgtcgctgcccaacatcATTTGCTCGtcatggacttgaaaatcccCCATCCAAgaaagagacatccaaggactgaaataCAGCGCATCAAACAGTGGAATCGGAAGGATCGAAAGAACGTATTTAAGaacgtccgtggctccatctacactttcCCATCCTCCTTGTAG
- a CDS encoding hypothetical protein (NECATOR_CHRII.G6976.T1), protein MATPVSKDVIEGIYKKKLGTPATPHGRQYQCLIHIEVKNLRSENSVSQINVLPSTVLSFLSYNFVCRLLEIKKIPHQLPIKQTPYKRLPIGMAVPEMLKASSRHHVFKNQGNNKIRKRSRNRQARTQKFENQELNRFTLHPTPCP, encoded by the coding sequence ATGGCTACGCCAGTTTCCAAAGATGTCATAGAAGGAATCTATAAGAAGAAACTAGGTACTCCCGCAACACCTCATGGCCGGCAGTACCAGTGTCTGATACATATAGAAGTCAAAAATCTGCGATCTGAGAATTCTGTGAGTCAAATCAACGTTCTACCTTCAACAGTGCTGAGTTTCCTTAGCTACAACTTCGTCTGCAGATTACTAGAGATAAAGAAAATCCCGCATCAATTGCCTATTAAGCAAACACCATACAAAAGACTACCAATAGGAATGGCAGTGCCTGAAATGCTCAAAGCATCATCACGTCAccatgttttcaaaaatcaggGAAACAACAAGATTCGAAAAAGAAGCCGTAACCGTCAAGCTCGAACGCAAAAGTTCGAGAATCAAGAGCTTAACAGGTTCACTTTGCATCCCACTCCATGTCCATGA
- a CDS encoding hypothetical protein (NECATOR_CHRII.G6977.T1) translates to MMYVSEAWATPSAVMEWLDCTERKLLRRLLGYFWPGVCHNVDLYAEIDVVFRRMTCGGHQHLAPPSKAAERIGIVEETKLEPTFEEGIKKVEAYRLAVDSALDGLEAMMQPNRSVVESGAIMAPAGQNPHELMYAACLKLKQFLDTNGQARLDIVMTTMGKLAEQERFSQTKGRAAVRRIRRFVTVDNQQMKEDMAKMRSGLEIMDVARHEVKNSKTKEELEEKGMAYHKSVKAFNEQASKIQLVIDELTATIFTNQREIVKFFIQREKFHSTAAGLLKEAIDKLKKK, encoded by the exons atgatgtacgtaTCGGAGGCTTGGGCAACACCATCTGCGGTGATGGAgtggcttgactgcacggaacgaaagctgcttagacggctgcttggctacttttggcccggggtatgccacaatgtggatctttacgcggaaattgatgtggtattccggcggatgacatgtggaggacatcaacatcttgcaccgccatcgaaa gCGGCTGAGAGGATAGGAATAGTGGAGGAAACAAAATTAGAACCAACATTCGAAGAAGGTATCAAGAAAGTTGAAGCGTATAGACTCGCTGTTGATAGTGCTTTGGATGGGTTAGAAGCAATGATGCAG CCAAACCGCAGCGTGGTCGAAAGTGGAGCAATTATGGCTCCAGCAGGACAGAACCCTCATGAACTTATGTATGCAGCATGCTTGAAGCTGAAACAGTTTTTAGACACCAACGGCCAG GCTCGTCTAGATATAGTAATGACGACAATGGGTAAGCTGGCGGAGCAGGAACGTTTTTCTCAGACAAAAG GGCGAGCGGCAGTGCGGAGAATTCGGCGCTTCGTTACTGTGGATAATCAACAAATGAAGGAAGATATGGCAAAAATGAGAAGCGGTTTGGAAATAATGGATGTTGCTAGGCACGAG gtgaaaaattctaaaacaaaagaagaacttgaagaaaaaggaatggCATATCATAAGTCTGTAAAGGCATTCAACGAACAA GCATCTAAGATCCAGCTTGTTATCGATGAGCTTACGGCTACTATTTTTACAAACCAAAGAGAGATAGTGAAG TTCTTTATTCAACGTGAGAAATTTCATTCGACGGCAGCAGGACTTTTAAAAGAAGCTATTGACAAAttaaagaagaagtga
- a CDS encoding hypothetical protein (NECATOR_CHRII.G6977.T2), whose translation MASDILITNISIELKIGVGRDNEYEKAAERIGIVEETKLEPTFEEGIKKVEAYRLAVDSALDGLEAMMQPNRSVVESGAIMAPAGQNPHELMYAACLKLKQFLDTNGQARLDIVMTTMGKLAEQERFSQTKGRAAVRRIRRFVTVDNQQMKEDMAKMRSGLEIMDVARHEVKNSKTKEELEEKGMAYHKSVKAFNEQASKIQLVIDELTATIFTNQREIVKFFIQREKFHSTAAGLLKEAIDKLKKK comes from the exons ATGGCTTCTGACATTCTTATCACCAACATTTCAATCGAACTGAAAATTGGAGTTGGACGTGATAATGAGTACGAAAAA gCGGCTGAGAGGATAGGAATAGTGGAGGAAACAAAATTAGAACCAACATTCGAAGAAGGTATCAAGAAAGTTGAAGCGTATAGACTCGCTGTTGATAGTGCTTTGGATGGGTTAGAAGCAATGATGCAG CCAAACCGCAGCGTGGTCGAAAGTGGAGCAATTATGGCTCCAGCAGGACAGAACCCTCATGAACTTATGTATGCAGCATGCTTGAAGCTGAAACAGTTTTTAGACACCAACGGCCAG GCTCGTCTAGATATAGTAATGACGACAATGGGTAAGCTGGCGGAGCAGGAACGTTTTTCTCAGACAAAAG GGCGAGCGGCAGTGCGGAGAATTCGGCGCTTCGTTACTGTGGATAATCAACAAATGAAGGAAGATATGGCAAAAATGAGAAGCGGTTTGGAAATAATGGATGTTGCTAGGCACGAG gtgaaaaattctaaaacaaaagaagaacttgaagaaaaaggaatggCATATCATAAGTCTGTAAAGGCATTCAACGAACAA GCATCTAAGATCCAGCTTGTTATCGATGAGCTTACGGCTACTATTTTTACAAACCAAAGAGAGATAGTGAAG TTCTTTATTCAACGTGAGAAATTTCATTCGACGGCAGCAGGACTTTTAAAAGAAGCTATTGACAAAttaaagaagaagtga
- a CDS encoding hypothetical protein (NECATOR_CHRII.G6977.T3) has product MMYVSEAWATPSAVMEWLDCTERKLLRRLLGYFWPGVCHNVDLYAEIDVVFRRMTCGGHQHLAPPSKVAK; this is encoded by the coding sequence atgatgtacgtaTCGGAGGCTTGGGCAACACCATCTGCGGTGATGGAgtggcttgactgcacggaacgaaagctgcttagacggctgcttggctacttttggcccggggtatgccacaatgtggatctttacgcggaaattgatgtggtattccggcggatgacatgtggaggacatcaacatcttgcaccgccatcgaaagtggctaagtAA
- a CDS encoding hypothetical protein (NECATOR_CHRII.G6978.T1), giving the protein MAARMLYGTITTTWWDNLAQRGLDAPLYDCGIAVDVNSASVAEIWQRFSETIQLALLDFETAIDSPHRGRLVNQLCADGVTAKFVRLLDDMNQRTTTAVRTPAGCTAPFEVVTVVSQRAAAGLFLFNFAFGDIMRTTVDQCPVDIILAPSGRPLTDLEYGDDVVIFAEISMKLQNVNLVWKLTVA; this is encoded by the exons ATGGCTGCGCGAATGCTGTatggaacgattacaacaacctggtgggacaatttggctcaacgtggtctagatgcgcctttgtacgactgcggtATCGCAGTAGACGTAAATTCTGCATC aGTGgccgaaatctggcagcgttTTTCGGAGACAATTCAATTAGCGCTTCTGGACTTTGAAACCGCtatcgactctcctcatcgaggccgtcttgTCAATCAGCTCTGCGCCGATGGAGTAACAgcaaagttcgttcgcttgcttgatgacatgaatcaacgaacaactactgcagttcgaacaccagccggctGTACagcaccgtttgaggtggtaactgtgGTAAGTCAAAGAGCAGCAGCAGGACtattcctgttcaatttcgccttCGGCGATATTATGCGAAcaacagtagatcagtgtcctgtcGATATCAtcctagcaccatcaggacgccccttgaccgatctcgagtacggtgacgatgttgttatattcgcggaaattAGTATGAAACTTCAAAATGTCAACCTTGTATGGAAGCTAACTGTAGCCTAA